In a genomic window of Corvus hawaiiensis isolate bCorHaw1 chromosome Z, bCorHaw1.pri.cur, whole genome shotgun sequence:
- the ARRDC3 gene encoding arrestin domain-containing protein 3: MVLGKVKSLTISFDCLNDSNVPVYSSGDTVSGRVSLEVTGEIRVKSLKIHARGHAKVRWTESRNAGSNTAYTQNYTEEVEYFNHKDILIGHERDDDNSEEGLHTIHSGRHEYAFSFELPQTPLATSFEGRHGSVRYWVKAELHRPWFLPVKLKKEFTVFEHIDINTPSLLSPQAGTKEKTLCCWFCTSGPISLSAKIERKGYTPGESIQIFAEIENCSSRVVVPKAAIYQTQAFYAKGKMKEVKQLVANLRGESLSSGKTETWNGKQLKIPPVSPSILDCSIIRVEYSLMVYVDIPGAMDLFLNLPLVIGTIPLHPFGSRTSSVSSQCSMNMNWLGLTLPERPEAPPSYAEVVTEEQRQSSLAPLGACDDFERALPGPLFAYIQEFRFLPPPLYSEIDPNPDQPADDRPSCPSR; encoded by the exons atggtgctggggaaggtgaAGAGTCTGACGATAAGCTTTGACTGTCTAAATGACAGCAATGTCCCCGTTTACTCTAGCGGGGATACAGTCTCAGGAAGGGTCAGTCTAGAAGTGACTGGGGAAATTAGAGTGAAATCCCTTAAAATCCATGCGAGGGGACACGCTAAGGTGCGTTGGACTGAATCGAGGAATGCTGGATCCAACACTGCCTATACACAGAACTACACCGAAGAAGTGGAATATTTCAACCATAAAGACATCCTGATCGGCCACGAGAGAG atGATGACAATTCAGAAGAAGGCCTTCACACCATCCATTCAGGAAGGCATGAATATGCATTCAGCTTCGAGCTTCCACAGAC ACCACTTGCTACCTCATTCGAAGGCAGACATGGCAGTGTGCGCTATTGGGTGAAAGCCGAATTGCATAGGCCTTGGTTTCTACCAGTAAAATTAAAGAAGGAATTTACAGTCTTTGAACATATAGATATCAACACTCCTTCATTACTG TCACCCCAAGCaggcacaaaagaaaaaactctcTGTTGTTGGTTTTGTACCTCAGGCCCAATATCCTTAAGTGCCAAAATTGAAAGGAAGGGCTACACCCCAG gtGAATCAATTCAGATCTTTGCTGAGATTGAGAACTGCTCTTCCCGTGTGGTGGTGCCAAAGGCAGCCATTTACCAAACACAGGCATTTTATGCCaaagggaaaatgaaggaaGTCAAACAGCTTGTTGCCAACCTGCGTGGGGAATCCTTGTCATCTGGCAAAACAGAAACCTGGAATGGCAAACAGTTGAAAATTCCACCTGTTTCTCCTTCAATCCTTGACTGTAGTATAATCCGTGTGGAGTATTCACTGATG GTATATGTGGATATTCCTGGTGCCATGGATTTATTCCTTAACTTACCGCTGGTCATTGGCACCATTCCTCTACACCCGTTTGGTAGCAGAACATCAAGTGTAAGCAGCCAGTGTAGCATGAACATGAATTGGCTTGGTCTGACACTGCCTGAAAGACCAGAAG cacctcccagcTATGCAGAAGTGGTTACGGAGGAACAACGGCAGTCAAGCCTTGCACCCTTAGGTGCTTGTGATGACTTTGAGAGAGCGCTTCCAGGGCCACTGTTTGCATACATCCAGGAGTTTCGTTTTCTGCCTCCACCCCTCTATTCAGAA ATTGATCCAAACCCAGATCAGCCCGCAGATGACAGACCGTCTTGCCCCTCTCGTTGA